Below is a genomic region from Coleofasciculus sp. FACHB-1120.
CTATGGAGTTAGTCTTGCTCCCCGTGAGGGAAACTATGCGAATTTCTTTTGAACGGACAGGCGGCTTTGCTGGGATGCGCTTGACAAAAGTCTTTGACACTACCACTCTGCCTGCAAATGAAGCAAATCAGCTGTGCCTCCTCGTTGACGCAGCTGATTTCTTTGATTTGCCTGCCACCATCACTTCCAACAGTCCCCAACCCGACCGTTTTCAGTACAAGCTAACGGTGGAAGAAAACACTCAGCAACATACGGTCTTGGTAGG
It encodes:
- a CDS encoding protealysin inhibitor emfourin, which gives rise to MRISFERTGGFAGMRLTKVFDTTTLPANEANQLCLLVDAADFFDLPATITSNSPQPDRFQYKLTVEENTQQHTVLVGEAAIPGTLRPLMDWLMAAARRN